ccttctgaaaGCAGGTAAAAGTGGTGACTGATAGTAACTACCTCTGGTTAACCACCACTTGAATGGCAGCTTGTAACATGGTTCTAATGACTGCTTAAGTAGTCTCCTGATGCCTACCTTGGTCAGTGAACTAAGGGTAATAGATTAGTAAAACAGGGggaaaattattaagaaatataATCTCAAGTTTCTGTTTGCAGCAGAACCATGGTCAGGAGTTTGAATAGTAAAAACTTAGTTGAATTATATACTTACATTAAATAACCTAGGGTCCTTTGTATGTGGATGGAATCCTTTCTTTTTACAAGCAGAAACTTCTAGCATGCCAGCATTAGTCAGTCTGAAGATGCCAGTGCtaaaaagcagaacaggaaaCTCCTGTTACACACTGCTCCCATAGTACATGTCCAAGGTTTCACATACAAATTGCTTAGCTTAAAAGAAGGACAACAGAAAGGTGCTTGGTGACCTTCAATACACAGGAGCTCCAGCTGAGTTGggtttttaaaggtattttaaatCAAGGGGAGTTGTATTCCTGTAAAGGAAGAGATGatgaggggaaggggagaaaagggatcACAGTACTGGTGCTGCTCCTGTTAGGCAGGTTAGGCCACTGAAGGATAAGGCTAGTTCACACAGGAACAGATGCAAACCAGAAACTTACGTGTTCTGGATTGCATTTCACCCAGGGCAACTTAAAAACAGCCTTTAAACCAGCTGTGTAAATGACTAGTAGGAGTACATCCTCCCCACTCTTTTAGGTAATCAGGTAACACAAAGCATTAGAAAATGCACTGCTGCAACTCTTTAGGTATTGAATAAAACCTTACAAAGCCATCCTTCTGTAAAGAGGACCTATTAACCACAGGGCAGCACCTGACAATACAAATGTTACAGGTTAGAGTCGATTGCAGGGTATCAGCAGCAACTGGGAGAGAGGCTTGTAAGAGCAGAAATTTGGAAAGGTAAGCAGGCATGCTCAGGGTTAGAAATGCTAGTGCTTGTGCCCTTGCCTCTCAATCTGTGTTCACAGCTCTGTAATCTGAAGGGCCCATTTAGGAAGTTAGGCAACCAGGACAGGATTCACTCTACTGAGGCAGAAGGCcaaaaggaaaggctgaagaCATGCACATTCTAAACAATGGAGTTAGCCCTGGCAACCTGAAATGCCAGGCACACCAAAGGAGAATCACAGATTTGTTCAGCTTGGAAAGAACTTCTGAAGACTGTCTGGTCCAGTCCCCCTGCTCTGGCAGAATCACCTTGAGCAGGTTGCTAGGACCATGTCCAGTCAGGTTTTGCATATCTCCATGGATGTAGACTTCATGAcatctctgggaaacctgttccattACAAACCTTCACTTTAATATTTGTACTATTCTAGTTTTTTCCAGATACATAGTTTGTAACTTACGAAATACAAAAATAGACCCTTATTATCAAAAAAAGTGACTTTTACCCTTCTGCTTTGCAAACTGCAATTTTCATATCATTCTACAGAAATAAGCCTAACCTCCCTCCACATTCTTAAGCAGACAGAATGAAGATAGATCTGTGGTAGGGCATTGGCAATGAGTACTCCAAAAGAATAGTGCCTGTAATTATTACTTTGTTGAGCagaatatacaaaaaaaatataaaatttaaaacctgGGTCTGTCaagggggaaggagagagaagccAGAAACAATGCTGTGCACAGAGACTGACTGAAATGCAAGTCTAGGCAacttacagaaaacaaagtcaCAACACAGTGTTCATGCCCTTCATCTGAGTTGACATGTAGCCTTTGCATTTGATCAGATTCTATGAcaagaagcagggaaaaataccaaaatattacttaaaaaaatctgaacttaCTCATTATGCTTTGGTGAACAAACAATTGCAATGGCCTCTGGCAACATTAGTTGATAAGAGCAATGAGTATGAAGATCAACACTGGATAAGAATGCAGTTTGTGTTGGATGTGTCtacaaaaaagaaaggcaaaactcAACatcatgaaatatttcttacaGGTCAAGGTCaacataaggaaaaataatttgttacaAGTGAAAGCATCAGTACTTCCCCAGGCTGGTTTCTAAAGTTCTTCTTAGCCCAGGGTCTATATTGTTCTACattgttcaacctggagaaaagaaggcttttcAGGATCAGATTCATGGAGGCACGTTCACAATCAGATATACAAGCAATTTTCTGATCATGGGGAGAAGAGTGGAATGAAAAAGCACAAGACAAATGGAAATTACTTAATTGTCCAAAATCactaagagaaaaattaatataaagttTAAACAACACAGTATACCCTTCCCTGACTTTTGAATATGGCATTAGAAAGTAATAAAATACCCCCAAATCAACACAAGTAAAGTTGCACCAGCAAAAGTAGGCCCATTGTGTCAACAGGATGCCTCAATTGCATTAAGGAGTTCTCTGTGGAGAAGAGTGCTTATTTACGTCACTACAATTTGAATTCAGTAAGCAAATTTGTATTACtccagttgtttcttttttttttttatttgtggtttttttcccacataGTATGTAGAGCCAACATAGGAAAAGCAGAATCTATGAGTCATACGTACATGGATCCAACCCAAAGTGAGGAGATCATACTGATCCTGAATACCAAATAATTCTTCCACGTTCTCCATGTCACAGTAGTCTGGTCCTGCAGTTTGCTTTGGCACTATTACATGTGTAATAGTAAATTCATTATGAGTCTGCAAAACAAACATTGACTTAGGGTGGTACAGAGTGCCTAAGGAATAAATGCTGAATCAAAATCTGAAAGATATCATTCTATCAgctaaaacaaaacagtatAGCTCCACTGATTCCAGCTCCACTGATTCCAGTGCAGCTCACCAACATACTGTACATAAAAATATGCCTTAGCATTTTATCATGAAAGCATGCAGGGTAGTATTAGTCACAACACAAGACTGTTGTATTGAACTATTCTCAGAGATCAGTGTGAAAAGCCtgtcctttaaaataattaaaaacacatAAAACGGTTTTGAGAAAACTATCATGATTTTCTGTGAAACTTGGAAAAGGACTAATACTGCTGTTCTTTCCCTTCATGCAGTTCAAATACACTTGGGATAATCTTTAAAATTCTTCGTGTCAGCATCAGCCATGACATCTTTCCCTGCTCTCAAAGGACATTAAATGTTATCTAggtcaaagagaaaaaaaaaatcagatgttcTACAGCCTGATGGGGAGATTTCTGTTCTGTTGTGCCATTATTAATTTGATGACTCCAGTGGATTCTGGCAGTCTTTATATTTCATTGTCCTGTAACTAAACCTCACTTACCTTAGATGAATGCCAGAGAAAGTACTTGAAAAAGCCTGTATTGTACAGCATGCTGAAAGACTTGCTAGGCTTTACAACAATAGCAGTGTACTTTGAGCAGATGTTTCCCCAATAAAACAAGCCCACAGTGCTGAAATGACCACTCAGGTTATAATATGAATTCATTACATGGAAGGCTAACCATTTATATCTGCTTTTGCTCTGAAATCAATACATCACAGGATATTACAGCACCATCAAGTATGTCTTCCCCATACAAATGTGAGGGTTAAACTGTACCAGTTTTCCACAGAGAATTCCACATGTCTCTATTCCTCTTACTGTAtttgcctctgccagcagcagaaatttGTGACAGAGATCCCTGGGCAAAATGACACCTCTGAGTGCTTCGGCCAATTGAGCTaaccaagaataaaaaaaaaaagaaaaaagagagagagataaaaagGCATTTACAGCTAACACAATGAAGATCCctaaaataaggaaatacaCACAgtatattatactatattactACAAGTGGAATAATTATACTTACCACATCATAGACTTCTAATGAGAATTAATCTACAGGACAAGCACTTAATCTAAATTGAAGTCAACAAGCCATAAGATATGCTCATTAGCCTGTCCCTGAGGTGACAGTTAGCTGCCACCTTCTCCCAGGCCAGGGTTTTCCAGGTGGAACCACTGCAGGTTCTGTTTCTCTTCCCTTGAAACCCATGGCAAGATTCAGACTTCATTTCACAGGAACACTAAATCTCAATCTCTATATCCATCCATTGGTACTCAACTGGAAAATGTGAAACTGTGCAACTCTCTCTTAAAATGAAGAAACTACAAGGAACTGTTGTATTTGCACAAACCTGTTCATGGTTATTTCAGTATGGGCAGCCTCACAGTGAATAAAGACATATGCAGgtagataaaataaaataggggATAAAAGAAATATCTGCACTTACTCTGAACAGCACTTAGAGTAGCTGCTGGCTTTAAGACCCGTTCCACTGGCGGCGAatgtccagcacagccagagtTGCCGcgcctctcttttttctccagcaGCGCTGCAGATAAGGAACTGTTCTCTGGTACAGAAATACAAGACAGCATACTTCCATCTATCTGTTCAGACATAACCACACTCTCTTTGATTTTCTGATCTCGAGCTAGTTCTTGCTTCTTAAGTTGATCCTCAAAGAACTGAAACTGCTCTGACtcgagctgctgctgccgcaTATGTGCAATTCGTTTCTTCTCTGCCTCTATTAGCTTTTGGTGCTCcaatttcttcagaaattcagttttacaTTTGTTCTGAAACATACACAACATAGTGACATTCTCAGAACACCAAAAATGCTACGACAAATGGTAGGAAAGGAGCAATCTAACAGTTcaataaaaccataaaatcCTGTCATTAAAAAGGAACTCTTGGAACCTGGTTACTGAACTGGAAAATACAACTATATCCCCAAAGGTAGGATAGAAAACATAGCACTGATGGATGGAACAAAAAAGATGTTTCTTGGATGCTTTTTCCAAGACAAGTTTTTGGGTTATAGATCCTGTTTTCAGTAGCTTCAATCTCAATTCAAATTAGAGCACATTTGGAGCCAAGGAATCTTTTCCACTTATTGACATGAGtatcaatttcattttctttataagTCAGATTCAGAGCATACCAAAAACTTATTTGGATCTTTGTAGACACTTATTAAGTAAATATGGCAGCACATTTGTGCATTTgcattacttatttttaaacgACCAGCTGAttctgaagaagaaatgaaaagtcaTTCCTAAGTAGCTCGGGAAATTATTAGGTTCTCATAAAACTGGTATTTTActgcttaatttttaatttttatatgacagaaaaatattcatgtCAACATTTAATAATCATATAAAACTTACTTTGTGTTGCATGTATTCTTGATATTCTaagttatatttttttaaaagatctcTTTTCAATTCATCTGTCCGTGGAAATGCAACCTCCTTCAATTTCTTTGAGGTAGAATGGGGAAAAAGAtaaataagtttatttttcacttttaaaaagagCCACCTGGAAAACATACTCATCTGtaagacagatttttaaaaaatacaaaacagaaaaaacctgctcttctcaggaaaaaaaaagcaaaagaggaaaatacacaTTATACCATCAGTTTATGAAACTTCTATAATACATTGGTTTCAATAAATATATTGATTTACATTAGTGAAACATGTGACATGGCTGCTTCTTATCTCAAGCAAAGATTAGCCCTTTTGCTAGCAGTCTGTTATCTCTGTCTTGCTTAATAGGTGTGTGTGATGACCAATGTTTTTGTTGTAGGCGTAAATCGTAAAAAAATGCCAAGGCCAACTTAGAGAGTTTCGGGTAGAATacttgcatttttctctgaaacttcCCAGTCAGAAATATGTTTGAATATGCTCATTTCCAAGGGATGTTCTCCTAGTGGACCACAGTCAAAACTCTGGCAttaattgttttggttttgagtaAAACATTCAGTTTAACAGTagagaaagcaagcaaacaTGGGGGCATGGAGCAAGAGACATGGTCCTACTAGCAATTCTCACTGGGCAGTTCCAGCTGTTTTAACTTCAGTATAAGGCTatacttaaaatttatttaggatttattttctagaggggaaaaaaccaacagTAAAACTATTTTGtatggaagaggaggaaaaaaaatctggtaaaaatgaagcaaatatatatttggtgataaagaaagaaaatatatactTTACTTATTTAGCAGAGTAAGCAAATACTGCACAGTATTTGCCACACATTTCTCCTTCTGTTTGCAATAGTCGGTTTGGACCATTATCCATTCACATAACTGGGACCAGAATCAAACTAAGTACTGTTAACATGTGCATTTTTAATATGCAAGCTTTCAGAAATAGATGTACCTGGGCTCCCAACAACCTACCACCTTACTGAGACCATTCTCATTCACATTTTAGatcaataatttaatttccaaaataaaacatgtatGAGTAGTGGAGAAAAGTATCAGAAATTGAAGCTGCGATGGCTGGTATGGGTGCTCTGGGGAAAAAGAAGCTGTTGCTTATATGTGCTGGGAAAAATGAAGAGGTTCtgagtaaaatatttcataaatacCAGGAAACCATAACCCTACCTTAATAATATCTTGTTTTTCTGGTACTGCACATTGGTGATAGTCTCGGTGACTGGGCAGCTTTTCTACAAACAACCTAGAAAATTAAACATGCATGTGTTTAGTCAGTAGAATACCCACAATAGCTTTCATGTTGgcagaaaaatcagtttcacATAACTGTTAAACACTGAATTCCAGATGACTTGGACCAGGGCTCTATACACATGTTTAAACTAACATATTATGGTATGGACCTGTATGGGACACACAGGATAAGGACAGGAGATTATTTTCCACATCTGATATATTTTGGTTTCCATTAGTACTGGgttaggttaaaaaaaaggcCTAGCTAGCAGCCAGCATCTAAAAATATCCCTCAAAAACATCCTCCACTCTAGTCAGTGCTAGTAAATCCTATTTCTACTCTCTTTATCTGTTCTTAGCCAAAATGCTGACTCTCCAATGGAAGACAAGAATGATACACTGACTATCACTAAAGCAGGTATTTTTACCAGACCAAGCTGCACAGATAAATTATGGCAATACTCAGCTGCAAAGAGTTTGTAATGTACAGCTAGTATCATTCTTTCAGTAATTCGCACAATATTCACCTCCAGACCCTCTTTTTATAAAAGAGATAGGTACATTTGAAAACAGGTGGGCTAAGAAAGGTTTGGTCTAGTTTTCAAAGTATGAGGAAAAtaaggagggaggagggatgtttcctttacaaaaattttaaaatatgcacattaaaaaaaccccaaacctttctgaaataataaaacaaaccaaTCAATCCTACAGCAAAACTAGCTAGGTTAAAAGTTTAAATCTGCCAGTGATATATTTTTCAGCTGTCTATTTTGAGAGTTGTAATGAAAGCTGGCCAGATTTATTCTTTTGTGGTAAGGAGAATAATCATGAACATACATTGTAGATTTTGCATTTATTCCTgtaagaaacaataaaatatacTTAATCCTTTTGGGGGAATAAAGTAAAAAGGATGCAAGAAAACCCTTTTCTCATGCTTTTTAAGTATTGTGCAATACTACCATCCTTAAGATCAGCAGATGCTCATAGGACATAACTACTAAAGGCTTAGAAATCTTACTTAAACATTGCTTTTAAAGTCAAAAATTGTGTTTAACCAACATGCTGACATGTAAAGAATAATCTGGGGGCAACAGTGCTCATGGTATGGCCTGGCAGAGTAAACTTAAACCTCTGTATGTTAGGTTAATTCATGCCTGGCTGTTCACACATGGGTAGGACAACCACATGAAAAAGTGGTAGGGTTTTAACAAAGTTTTAACAAAGCCCACGCTCAGGGTAAAATATCTCCAGAGAACAAAGCTGTTCTGCAAGAACATTAACCAAATTTCTCCTTATCTAAAGGGGTTCTCGGTGCAGCTCTCCATTTCAGTTTACTCAGAATTATAAGCTGTAATGGCTACAACTGCTTTCTTACGTTATGAACTTGTTATAAAACACAAAAGCGTTCTCCAGGTTTCCCTCCTCCATGTACACCGACGCCATTCGCTCCATCTCCACTCCAGATCGGAAGTAGCGCCGGGGAGTGATGTCCTCATTGATTGTGATATTGCTGCCAAGCTTGCTTAAGGCACGTACTCTCTCCTCTGGGGTCACAGAGATGTCTGTGTGGTCAGGAATAGCTACcagctttttctgaaaaagaacagtCTCATTAGCGAAGAGAATATTCCGTTTCACTTCCAGTAAGTGGTCCCAGTCAAGAAGCTCAAGGGAAATACTCAGCTAGTCTTTTCTGAAAATAGGCATTGGTTTCCCCACCTCTAGCCACAGTTGAAACATTCCAACATATTTCTCAATTGCAAGTAAATTGTgatcaaaaagaaaagtgatCTTATTCCctccaaaaacaacaacaaaaaaagataaatttagGAAAACACCTGGAGGGGAAAAC
This region of Vidua macroura isolate BioBank_ID:100142 chromosome 8, ASM2450914v1, whole genome shotgun sequence genomic DNA includes:
- the STAMBPL1 gene encoding AMSH-like protease isoform X1 — translated: METLEEKSNLLGLQADNSMEQPFTVSSLKKLVAIPDHTDISVTPEERVRALSKLGSNITINEDITPRRYFRSGVEMERMASVYMEEGNLENAFVFYNKFITLFVEKLPSHRDYHQCAVPEKQDIIKKLKEVAFPRTDELKRDLLKKYNLEYQEYMQHKNKCKTEFLKKLEHQKLIEAEKKRIAHMRQQQLESEQFQFFEDQLKKQELARDQKIKESVVMSEQIDGSMLSCISVPENSSLSAALLEKKERRGNSGCAGHSPPVERVLKPAATLSAVQTQLAEALRGVILPRDLCHKFLLLAEANTVRGIETCGILCGKLTHNEFTITHVIVPKQTAGPDYCDMENVEELFGIQDQYDLLTLGWIHTHPTQTAFLSSVDLHTHCSYQLMLPEAIAIVCSPKHNDTGIFRLTNAGMLEVSACKKKGFHPHTKDPRLFNPCTHVVGKDIKIIVLDLR
- the STAMBPL1 gene encoding AMSH-like protease isoform X2, whose translation is METLEEKSNLLGLQADNSMEQPFTVSSLKKLVAIPDHTDISVTPEERVRALSKLGSNITINEDITPRRYFRSGVEMERMASVYMEEGNLENAFVFYNKFITLFVEKLPSHRDYHQCAVPEKQDIIKKLKEVAFPRTDELKRDLLKKYNLEYQEYMQHKNKCKTEFLKKLEHQKLIEAEKKRIAHMRQQQLESEQFQFFEDQLKKQELARDQKIKESVVMSEQIDGSMLSCISVPENSSLSAALLEKKERRGNSGCAGHSPPVERVLKPAATLSAVQTQLAEALRGVILPRDLCHKFLLLAEANTTHNEFTITHVIVPKQTAGPDYCDMENVEELFGIQDQYDLLTLGWIHTHPTQTAFLSSVDLHTHCSYQLMLPEAIAIVCSPKHNDTGIFRLTNAGMLEVSACKKKGFHPHTKDPRLFNPCTHVVGKDIKIIVLDLR
- the STAMBPL1 gene encoding AMSH-like protease isoform X3, whose amino-acid sequence is METLEEKSNLLGLQADNSMEQPFTVSSLKKLVAIPDHTDISVTPEERVRALSKLGSNITINEDITPRRYFRSGVEMERMASVYMEEGNLENAFVFYNKFITLFVEKLPSHRDYHQCAVPEKQDIIKKLKEVAFPRTDELKRDLLKKYNLEYQEYMQHKNKCKTEFLKKLEHQKLIEAEKKRIAHMRQQQLESEQFQFFEDQLKKQELARDQKIKESVVMSEQIDGSMLSCISVPENSSLSAALLEKKERRGNSGCAGHSPPVERVLKPAATLSAVQTQLAEALRGVILPRDLCHKFLLLAEANTVRGIETCGILCGKLTHNEFTITHVIVPKQTAGPDYCDMENVEELFGIQDQYDLLTLGWIHVEQCRTI